A genomic region of Mitsuaria sp. 7 contains the following coding sequences:
- the ybgC gene encoding tol-pal system-associated acyl-CoA thioesterase: MSSGSSSDSHSDPRADGGDATVPALLGGPLAVTGASPAPPVHQHELRIYWEDTDAGGVVFYANYLKFMERARTEWLRGLGFEQETMRRDEGLMFVVSDTALRYLAPARLDDWLRVSVVPAEVGRASLVIDQQVWRGEQLLTQGRIRIGCVDAISLKPARIPARILQALQPSPGTVAPV, from the coding sequence ATGAGTTCCGGTTCCTCTTCCGATTCCCATTCCGATCCCCGCGCCGACGGCGGCGACGCCACCGTCCCCGCCCTGCTCGGCGGCCCGCTCGCCGTCACCGGCGCCTCGCCCGCCCCGCCCGTCCATCAGCACGAGCTGCGCATCTACTGGGAAGACACCGACGCCGGCGGCGTCGTCTTCTACGCCAACTACCTGAAGTTCATGGAACGCGCCCGCACCGAATGGCTGCGCGGCCTGGGCTTCGAGCAGGAGACGATGCGCCGCGACGAGGGGCTGATGTTCGTCGTCAGCGACACCGCCCTGCGCTACCTCGCGCCGGCGCGGCTGGACGACTGGCTGCGCGTCAGCGTCGTGCCGGCCGAGGTCGGTCGCGCCAGCCTGGTCATCGACCAGCAGGTCTGGCGCGGCGAGCAACTCCTGACCCAGGGTCGCATCCGCATCGGTTGCGTCGATGCGATCAGCCTGAAACCCGCGCGCATCCCGGCACGCATCCTGCAAGCCTTGCAGCCGTCGCCGGGGACCGTCGCCCCCGTCTAG
- the tolR gene encoding protein TolR, producing the protein MAGMSSRSGSRRRTMNEINMVPFIDVMLVLLIIFMVSAPLITTGVVDLPSVGSSRTQPQHVIQVIVGTDEQLKIKLDGDQDPSPVPLKALAARVKDAQKGDAATPVVISADRNVKYEAVVKTMDVLQRAGIQRVGLSVKNGAAADR; encoded by the coding sequence ATGGCTGGAATGTCCTCCCGCAGCGGCTCGCGCCGCCGCACGATGAACGAGATCAACATGGTCCCGTTCATCGACGTCATGCTGGTGCTGCTGATCATCTTCATGGTCAGCGCGCCCCTCATCACCACCGGCGTCGTCGACCTGCCCAGCGTGGGCAGCAGCCGCACGCAGCCGCAGCACGTGATCCAGGTGATCGTCGGCACCGACGAGCAGCTGAAGATCAAGCTCGACGGCGACCAGGATCCGTCGCCGGTGCCGCTCAAGGCGCTGGCCGCCCGGGTCAAGGACGCGCAGAAGGGCGACGCGGCCACGCCGGTCGTGATCTCCGCCGACCGCAACGTCAAGTACGAAGCGGTGGTCAAGACGATGGACGTGCTGCAGCGCGCGGGCATCCAGCGCGTGGGCCTGTCCGTGAAGAACGGCGCCGCGGCGGACCGCTGA
- the tolQ gene encoding protein TolQ, with protein sequence MNQDLSIVSLIAHASLTVQLVIAALLLVSLASWSVIFSKLISLGRIRSRNEGFEQEFWSGKNLNDLYNSVSNRQDGAPLERIFASGMREFLKLREKRVVDSGQLLDGARRAMRASFQRELDAMESHLSFLASVGSVSPYVGLFGTIWGIMHAFVGLSNLTQVTLATVAPGIAEALVATAIGLFAAIPAVLAFNRFARQIDRNAITLETFIEEFSNILQRNAGQPAPAAQR encoded by the coding sequence ATGAACCAAGACCTCTCCATCGTTTCCCTGATCGCCCATGCCAGCCTCACGGTGCAGCTGGTGATCGCCGCGCTGCTGCTGGTCTCGCTGGCCAGCTGGAGCGTGATCTTCAGCAAGCTGATCTCGCTGGGCCGCATCCGCTCGCGCAACGAGGGCTTCGAGCAGGAGTTCTGGTCGGGCAAGAACCTCAACGACCTCTACAACAGCGTCTCCAACCGCCAGGACGGCGCGCCGCTGGAACGCATCTTCGCGTCCGGCATGCGCGAGTTCCTCAAGCTGCGCGAGAAGCGCGTGGTCGACTCCGGCCAGTTGCTGGACGGCGCCCGCCGCGCGATGCGCGCCAGCTTCCAGCGCGAGCTCGACGCGATGGAATCGCACCTGTCCTTCCTCGCATCGGTGGGCTCGGTGTCACCGTACGTGGGCCTGTTCGGCACCATCTGGGGGATCATGCATGCCTTCGTCGGCCTGTCCAACCTGACGCAGGTGACGCTGGCCACCGTCGCGCCCGGCATCGCCGAAGCGCTGGTCGCGACCGCGATCGGCCTGTTCGCCGCGATCCCGGCCGTGCTGGCCTTCAACCGCTTCGCGCGCCAGATCGACCGCAACGCGATCACGCTGGAGACCTTCATCGAGGAGTTCTCCAACATCCTCCAGCGCAACGCCGGCCAGCCCGCGCCGGCCGCGCAGCGCTGA
- a CDS encoding pyridoxal phosphate-dependent aminotransferase, with product MKLSDRVARIDPFYVMECAKRADEIARSAICDPAQGGRRMIYLNIGEPDFGASPAVREAAARFTAEGRIPYTQANGLRALRQRIADWYGQTQHLTLDPDRIVITAGASAALQLVCLALFQAGDEVLMPDPSYPCNRHFVAAVDATPVLIPSTAGERFQLSLDRLRAHWNERSRGVLLASPSNPTGTSIPPEELAAIHAFVRERGGVTIVDEIYQPLGYDDRYARSALTLGDDVVSINSFSKYFGMTGWRLGWLVLPPAMVGAIEKLAQNLYICPSTIAQHAALACFEPASITEYERRREELRRRRDVVVPALEAMGLPVPVMPDGAFYAWADASGTGLSSWDLCMDLMEHAQVALTPGRDFGPAFGERFLRLSFASSMDDLREALARVSVRLGQLKART from the coding sequence ATGAAACTGTCCGATCGAGTAGCGCGCATCGACCCGTTCTACGTCATGGAATGCGCCAAGCGGGCCGACGAGATCGCGCGCTCCGCGATCTGCGATCCGGCCCAGGGCGGCCGGCGCATGATCTACCTGAACATCGGCGAGCCCGACTTCGGCGCCAGCCCCGCCGTCCGCGAGGCCGCCGCGCGTTTCACCGCCGAGGGCCGCATCCCCTACACGCAGGCGAACGGCCTGCGCGCGCTGCGCCAGCGCATCGCCGACTGGTACGGCCAGACGCAACACCTGACCCTGGACCCCGATCGCATCGTGATCACCGCGGGCGCGTCGGCGGCATTGCAGCTGGTCTGCCTGGCGCTGTTCCAGGCCGGCGACGAGGTCCTGATGCCGGACCCCAGCTATCCCTGCAACCGGCATTTCGTCGCCGCCGTCGACGCGACGCCGGTGCTGATCCCGTCGACCGCCGGCGAGCGTTTCCAGCTAAGCCTCGACCGGTTGCGCGCGCACTGGAACGAACGCAGCCGCGGCGTGCTGCTCGCCTCGCCGAGCAACCCGACCGGCACCTCGATCCCGCCGGAGGAACTTGCCGCCATCCACGCCTTCGTGCGCGAGCGCGGCGGCGTCACCATCGTCGACGAGATCTACCAGCCGCTCGGCTACGACGACCGCTATGCGCGCAGCGCGCTGACGCTCGGCGACGACGTCGTCTCGATCAACAGCTTCTCCAAATACTTCGGCATGACCGGCTGGCGGCTCGGCTGGCTGGTGCTGCCGCCCGCGATGGTCGGCGCCATCGAGAAGCTCGCGCAGAACCTCTACATCTGCCCGTCGACGATCGCGCAGCACGCCGCGCTGGCCTGCTTCGAGCCCGCGTCGATCACCGAATACGAACGCCGTCGCGAAGAACTCCGCCGCCGCCGCGACGTCGTCGTGCCCGCGCTCGAGGCCATGGGACTGCCGGTGCCGGTCATGCCCGACGGCGCGTTCTACGCCTGGGCCGATGCGTCGGGCACGGGCCTGTCCAGCTGGGACCTGTGCATGGATCTGATGGAACACGCGCAGGTCGCGCTGACACCCGGCCGCGATTTCGGCCCGGCCTTCGGCGAACGTTTCCTGCGCCTGTCCTTCGCCAGCAGCATGGACGACCTGCGCGAGGCGCTCGCCCGCGTCAGCGTCCGTCTCGGCCAGTTGAAAGCGCGGACCTGA